GAGACCTTCGGGGAGACGGCCCGCGAGAAGATCCTCGACCGGCTGTGGGATATCGCGGTCCGCGTCCCCGACGACCCGCCGAAGGTCGCGGACGTGGCCGACGACCGCGACACGGCCAGCGAACTGCTCTCGGCGATGCGCGAGACCGACATCATCGCACCGCCGACTGACTGTCTCGCGCCGATCGACGCCGAACTCGTCGAACAGGGGCTGCGCAAGGAGTTCGACGCGGACTTCTACGCGGCGTCGACGCGGGACGCCTCGGTCCACGGCGGCGACCCGTTCATCGTCGAGGCCGGGATCGCCTACGGCGGCGACGTTCCGGTAGAGGGCAACATCGACGTGATGCGCTTCGCCAACCGCGTCCCGCTGGTCTACCAGCGCGGCGCCTGTGCGACGACCGACGTGGTCAAGTCGATCAACTGGCGCAACTACAACCTCGACCAGCCCGGCGGCTCCGGCATTCCCAACGGCCCCGCCGTGTTGATGGTCCACGTCGCCTCGACGAACGTCCCGTTCACCAGCGAGTCCAAGGACGCCATCGCCAACGTCCCGGAGATGGAAGACGAGATCGAACTCGCCATCCGGGAGGCGGCCCGCGAACTCAAGAGCTACCTCAACAAGCGCCGGTCGATGCAACAGCGCCGGGAGAAACAGGACAAGCTCGCGACCATCCTCCCGGAGATGGCCGAGAAACTCACCGAGGTCACCGGCAACGACGAGCTACACATCGATGACTCGCTGGCCCGCATCATGAACAACGTCCTCGTCGAGCGCGAGGTCGAGGACGGGACCGTTCGGCTCGTCGTCGAGAACAACGACGACACGAACGCCGACATCGAACTGACCGACATCGTCACCGCCGAACCGCAGGACACCAACGGTGCGACGGTCGTCGAGATGGACGGCGAGTGGTTCGTCAAGTGGTCGCCGACGGTCGCCGCCGGCGACCGGGCCGTCCTGGAGTACAGCGTGACGGAGGAGGCCGAGTTCACCGTCTCGGTCGACGGTATCGAAGCGGAGAAACTGACGGTGGATGCCTGATATGAGCGAGAGCACGACACCCGACACCGAGGAGGCCCGCGAGCAACTCATCGACCTCGCGGCGGAGTTCTACGACCAGTTCGCCGAGGGGGACGTCCCGACGATGTCGATCCCCACGCGGACGAAATCGAACATCGAGTACGACGAGGACAAGAACGTCTGGGTCTACGGCGACCGCACCTCCACGCGGTCGGCCAAGTCCGTCTCCGGGGCCGAGAAGCTCTTGAAGGCGACCTACGCGATCGACTTCCTCGCCCAGCAACTCGAAGAGGACCGCTCGTCGACGCTACGTGAACTGTACTACCTCTCGGAGTCCTGGGACCTCGAAGAGGCCCAGTTCAACAGCCAGGACGAGTCCAACCAGCTCATCGAGGACCTGGAGATCGTCTCCGACGTGACCCGCGAGGACTTCCACATGCGCCCCGAGGAGTCGGGCGCGACGATCATGGGACCGCTGGAACTACGCGAGCAGACCCGGCGGGGCGAACGGGTCATCCACTGCCAGAAGGACGTCGGCGAGGGCGGCTACCAGATCCCGAACAACCCCGACACCATCGAGTTCCTGGACAACGACGCCGACTTCGTCCTCTGTGTCGAGACCGGCGGGATGCGCGATCGGCTGGTCGAGAACGGCTTCGACGA
Above is a window of Haloarcula halophila DNA encoding:
- a CDS encoding DNA topoisomerase IV subunit A, producing MSESTTPDTEEAREQLIDLAAEFYDQFAEGDVPTMSIPTRTKSNIEYDEDKNVWVYGDRTSTRSAKSVSGAEKLLKATYAIDFLAQQLEEDRSSTLRELYYLSESWDLEEAQFNSQDESNQLIEDLEIVSDVTREDFHMRPEESGATIMGPLELREQTRRGERVIHCQKDVGEGGYQIPNNPDTIEFLDNDADFVLCVETGGMRDRLVENGFDDEYNVIVVHLKGQPARATRRITKRLHDELALPVVVFTDGDPWSYRIYGSVAYGSIKSAHLSEYLATPQAQFVGIRPEDIVEYDLPTDPLSDSDINALESELEDPRFQTDFWEEQIELQLDIGKKAEQQALASRGLDFVTDTYLPERLTEMGVL